The sequence below is a genomic window from Lolium perenne isolate Kyuss_39 chromosome 4, Kyuss_2.0, whole genome shotgun sequence.
AGGGGTGTTTTGATCTCCTTATTCCTCCAATGGATGGGGAACAAGCAGTATGATTGCCTCAATTTCGAGTCAGCTCAGCCGCCATGAAGGAGGAGGATGTGCTCCACCTCATCTCCATCCTCACGGCTTTGCCACCGGATTGGTGCCGATCTCCGTGTCCCCTGCAAGGGGATCCCAACCTTTCCATCTCTCCTATCAATTTCTCGGTTTCTCTCTAGCAGGTTACCATCTATCTCACTTCTCTCCTTTTCATCTCAGATTTTGATTTATCTTTGATGTTCTATGAAAAATCTTAGCAGGTTATAGCGGAAGATTAAtccatgtaatgtttatatttgaAATTTAGCTGCAGCTAATGTACAATATATTACCTCACTCACATATGTGACTTGAATTTGTAGTGTATTTTCTAACTTCCGTGTGGCACTAGCATGTGCAAGCTATCATTAATAAAATAGCATGATAAATTTTTTTCTGGATTGAGCAGCATATTGCGATATTTGTCTAGGTTCATCTCTGAAATCAAATTATAAAACTCAGATCTCATTATATGTGAGTTACCGTGATTTTATTTCCCTTTCACACATCAGATTGCTGCTATATGGAAGTTGCTTGAGATTCCGTGTCACGGTTTGATTGTCCATCCTGGCTTTTATAGTGTCATGCGGAGAAGGAGTGGTGAAGAGAGGCTTCACGGAAGACATCTATTGCCTTGAAGAGCAACACCCAACCTTCTGCAACAAGGTGAGCAAAGATTCATAGAAATTGTTCCATGCCTCAAGTTTGGTTAACAAGAAGAACTTGCTCGCTCATTTGGTTAAATACCTGAATATTTATTCCTTAACATGTCTTCTGTTGTttagcagaaagaaaagaaacaaTTCTTCCAGTGATTAATCTGTAGAGAAAGTTGTCTCTGAAATTTTTATCTGGAAATGGATACTTTGGATACAGATGATTTATGCTTGAATTGGCACGTGGTCTTCTTTTAGCCTCCAAATTATTTAGGATTCGTACATTAAGATGTACATTAAGATCTGCAGCTACTGCTTCTAGAAAAGATGTGCTCTATTTGTTTTCTGCATTTCATATGTAGTTGAATCAATATCACTATTCATATGCTCCCCTTGCTGTAGATATTTTACTTTCATCTCTATTTGTTCACCTATTAACAGATTGAAGTTATAGGGCGGTTAGCCACGTTGTTCATACCTTCGTCACCACCGTCACCTCCTGCCCAGCTGTCTCGAGACTGAATATAGGTATCAGCGATGGGTTCCTCACCTCACTCTGTCATCTTATAATTTGGCATCCATTATTTAGTCGTGTCTTCCCTCATCATCCTTTTCATTGCTTGCTCAGGTCGACCGGGTCTTATTGGTAAGCAGTGGCTCTTCCTATGTGTGTATGGATCAACAACTTCCGACACCCAACTTCCAACCTTTAATCTAATGACTTGATGACTAATTCTCTGTTGCAGTACTGCATTCTCACTTTGCACCACCGTGTCGACCAAAGGTAATAGACTCAATCTTCTATTGTTATATGGGATGTATTTATGAGTTAGGATTTCACATACGTGCTAATATATGGGATGCATTTATGGGTTAGTTCTGCAAAAGAAATATCAACGCTAATTGTTGGAAAAAACAAATATTTACATAGTTGCCACCTATGTCTTAGTGAGCTGAGATTGGCCACTCATGTATTTTTTGCTTACTGAATAATGGATGATTTGCCAACAGAGACAACCAAATATTGAAGCGCATATATTATCTTGTGCAGACAATGCAAAGGTGTGAAGTTCCTTTGTGCTCAACGGCAACACAGAACTTCTAGGCCTGACTTGTCATTCTTCCTGCAGCATGGTTGAGGTTTGTCTCCGAGCATTCATCTTCTCTGAGATTCATCTTCTCTGAAAATAGTAGgctattagttttatttttctgtgcTAGGATTAGTTATAATTAGGTGCTAGGAATTAACGATAGGAGTAAGATTAAATATAGTGTCTTCTCAATGCTGAAAATTTATGCTTGCGAGTGTTTAATCTACTAACTGACTTGAGACCTATTACAGAAAGGCAATCACTTAAACATATAGATAAAAGAGAGCTTTATCCTTTCAGCTTTTTAGGTATACTTGGCTCTTGTAATATAATATCCGAAACTACTTCCTGATGAGCAATAATTTTCTAAAGCTTCTCAGATAAAAGATTCCAGATTTTAACAGGGCATATGCATATTTTTCTCCCAAAAAAGCTCAACTAAGACATGGTCATTATGGAGTGAGCTTGCCTTGTGACTGAACCTTTTTCCAGCTTTGCTACCATTGAACAGACCTCTGCTTCTTTATTTATGAAAAAATCCCATTAATCCTATTAACTATTACTTTTCCTATGGTTGTCCAGCTATGCTTTGACATGACTAACTGTAGTATTGCTCCTGGTCTTCCAGACAATTCAAATTCTGGAACTACAAAGATACTATTCAAGAAATATGGGAATACAAAGTAATGAGTAGCAAAAAAAACTTATTGCGCGAGTCTTTGGATTAGCTCCTCAATAGCACTGCCCTTGGACCTCAATGACACAGCTCAACATGAATTTCGCATCTAAAGGTTACAAAGTTTCCTTTAGATTTATTAACTCCAGTTCAATAAGGATTTCAGCATGCCGTAAATCCAAATTGATAATTTTACTATTGTTTTGGCTGCTAATTGTTTCATCCAGAAGTTTCTTCATTTTAGAGGAGAACACTCATTCATTCACAGAATAAAAGTTTACAGAAGCTTGCGGAGGCAGCTCATTTAGTTTAGGAGAAAATCCCTGGAGTTTGAGATGGTTTCCCTCCCATTGTTGTGTACTATATTACACCGCAGATGCCAACTTTGCATTGTACTGCTGAATAAATCTTGCCCTGTGCGCATAAATTTTTCCACTGGATTGCAGGAAAACGCAGCTTCAGAGGATGTGCAGATTCAAGCAAAGCCAGTGCTCGCCGTCACCAAGGTGTTGCGGTGTTCCGCGGTCGTCCGCGTCTCTGAGGATGGTAATCGAATTGTTTTCCCTTGGCCTGCCTACCATTAAGTATTCCTGTGTCGTGGCTACTAAGCATAAATTCTGAGCGAAATGACAATATTCCATTTCCAGTTTTATGTAGAGACTAACATAGTGAATTTGTAGTTCATAGTAAAACTGATGATTCAAACCACGACTCCTTAATGTTATATCAAATGCATAATATAAGCAGCTAAATCACCTGGTAAAATGAATGGTTGTTGCATGGTGCAAATAAGACGGAAATGAACATGTCTTACTTCAGTTATACGCAAGTGACATAGTTTGGTAACTATTGTTTCATTTTGCTCTTATACAAGTTTTCTGAGCATGGCAAGGTATGTTATCTCTATAGCCTTAAAAATCATATTTGAAAGTTCAGTAACATATAGCAGCTACTTAAAGGGGCATTACTACAAATGGATGAATCATGTATTGTAAATTCTGATTGTGCTATGTTGTTTCTGAACTGTGTGCATCACGGGTGATTAGCGTAAGGCTACGGAAACATGTTGGATAAGAGGAAATTGTGCGACACAACTTCAGTAAAATTCTCAGAAGAATAGGAAGTAAACCGTGTTATAGAGAAGGAACTTAGTTTTGCAGTAGCTGATCTGGAAATAAAACCAAAGTAAGCTAAGAGATCAGTTTATGCAGTTGAAGAAATTATAACAAAGGAATATGAAGAGATGCTCTCATTCTCATCTCACACAAATCGACATTATTACAAAATCTTCTTATAGAGGTAGAACAGTCCGAAAGTTATGTCTGTCATATGTTTTAGTCCAGATAATAAGAGATCGGGTTACGTTTTTTTTTCATTTGTAGATATGTTGCCAGGCTATGCGATGGAGACACTACCGGAGGAGGACATCATATCCTAGCAACAACAACCTAGGACGAGATCCATTTCGCCTGCAACGAAGTTTTGGTAGACCGTCCTGTCTAGGTAGGCGGCCGCGACATCCTGACGAACTTGACTAGCATGTGTAGGTGAATACAAAATTGAGAAATAAGTGAACGGCAAATTGTTGGTGAATGTAAATTTCTGAAAGGAAATAATTAGTTTTATGTTCGTTTTGGTCAAACATCGTTACTGCAGCTGATGCTTACTGCAGCTGATGCTGTGTTATAATCTGAGTTATTCCATGCGAGCTCGTACTGCAGTTTGGGTTATAATCTGATTTCTGATATACTGCTGGCATTTTTTTGCACATAATACATGCTACTTCAGCTACAATGCAGCTAGCAGCACAAATAAATTGTCAACCAGTGAACCTGCTGCTTATGCAATTGAATAAATAGATGAGCTCACACAGGTTGATATGGTTGCTTGTACATGCATTTCTCCTATATTTGTTTGCTGCAGCTATTTGATATACAAAAATTCAGAGAATGCTTTTCAGGTTATGAGCATCGGTGAATGTTTCCCAGGCCAACTTCAGCAGATAGGTTCAGAGCTTAAATTGATGTGTCCTTTAAGTTCTCTGAAAAATCGGATTCACAAACCATCCTTAATTAGAATTAGGACAAACGACCCTCTGCTAGCTAGCTACAGTCTAATCAGCTCGCATCAAGTCACGGAAAATAAGAGTTCAGAAAGCTACAGTCTAATCATTACGCATCAAGTCACGGAAAATTAGAGGAATTTATGACAGAACACAAATACAATGATGTTATCTCTCCTTTTTAACAATTTTTTTGTACCCTGTGTACATAGTaaaggaaaatcagaaaaatacactTGGAAAACCAACAATTCAGCTTTTATAATGGATCGCTGTAATTTTATTGAACCGAATGATTCTTCAGAACGATCAGAACGATAGGGATGCTATTAATTAGCTTATCTTGACATAAGCATAGACGACCTTGCCGGAATGCGGCCACCGCACCTGCCTGGTGCCGGCCTTACCTATTTTGCTGTTTGACTACGTTCAATCACCTGATAATTTTTATGTTTACCCGGTAAATGCAATTACGACGTGACTTCTAAAGACCATTCTGAAATAGACTCATGTAGATGTTGCTTTTGttgttctatccttaattttatcGATCTTGAAAAAACCAGAGTGTTAATTATTATAATATATGCCTCTATTTCTCTAATTGTATATAAGCACGTTTGGTTGATGATTTGGTTTATTTTATCCTAATTTCATTTGATTGACTTTGTTTTGTAAAATCTAACAATGTATTATCATTTAGCTACCTAATTTTATCATTATTATACAAAGTGTAAATCGAAATGAAATTGACGGGatggtgcgccaaggcgcacctcTAAATCTAGTGTAATTTCACACCAACGAGTGACCGGGGTACGTAGTGATGAGTAGTATATGGAGTGAGGAACTAAAATATGAGGGTGTCGCCTTCGACGTCGTTGAGCCACCCGTATTTGTCCATGTAGGGGTTGGCGGTGCTCTCCGGCGGGTAGTCGGCGATGCAGTCGGCCCACGCGCCCTTGTCGGTCATGTCGCCCTTCACCTCCCACATGCAGCTGTTGCACTTGAACCCGGAGCCGAAGGTGACCATGAGCACCCTGTCGCCTCTCCTCAGCCTCCCCTTGGCCTCCATGTACGACAGCACGTACCACAGGCTGCTCGCCGACGTGTTCCCCCACCGGTGCAGCGTCATCCGCGCCGCCTCCACGTCGCCGTCGTCCAGCCCCAGGCTCCGCTTCACCGCCTCGATCACAGCCGTGCCGCCCGGGTGGAGGCAGAAGTGGTCCACGCCCGTCTTGAAGTTGATCTTGGGGCCGCCCTCGCCGCCCTTGCGCTGCTGCTTGCTTCCGCGTCGCAGGATCTTCTTCCACATGAGCTGCGCGGAGAACCGCGCGAGCTCGGACACGGGGAGGATCAGCGGCGCCAGGGTCCGGAGGTTAACGGAGAAGGCCCGGACGGCGGCCTTGGGAAGGTTCTTGCTGAGGGTGATCCCCACGCGCCCTTCCTCGTCCTCCCGCTGCTGCGCGCACAGGTGCGCGTCGTCGTTGGCAGCGATGTTGGAGCGCACCAGGCAGCTCAGCTCCATCTTGGCGCGGCCCCGGAGCGCCGGGTCGTTGGTCAGCAGCACGGCCGACCCGCCGGAGCGGAACAGGCAGTTGGCCAGCATCATGGACTTGTCGATCCCGGAGTACCAGTTGGGCGCGATGGACTCCGTCGACACCACCAGCGCCGTCGCGTTCCGCCGCGTCCGCAGCGCGTTGCGCGCCAGGTCCAGCGACACCAGCCCGGCGCTGCACCCCATCCCTGACAGGTTGTACGCGGCCACGTCCTCGCGCATGCCGTACCGGTGCACGATCCGAGCCGCCAGGGATGGCGCCGGGGAGAACATGGACACGTTCACGACCAGCACGTCCACGTCTCGGGGCTCGAAGCCACTCTTGGCGAAGAGGCCGGCGATGGTGGCGTCGAGGAAGGCGTCCATCTCGTCCACCGAGTCCTGGTGGGTGGGCGTGTCCTCCCGCTGCTCCAGGATGTTTACCGGGCAATAGGTCTCCTCGCCGATGCCGGAGCGGGTGATGACGCGGAGGAGGAAGCGGTACTCAGATATGCCCAGGCGCGAGTTACGCTGGACCACCTCGCCGGCGACCTCCGTGTTCACCTTGCGGTCGTCCGACGGCTTGTGGCAGACGTAGTCCAGGAGGTAGCACCGCGACTGCCGGCGACGGGCCAAGGAGGTCCAAGCCAGGTAGACCACCGCGTGCGCAAGGAGGAGCACTGTGAGCACGAGCAGCAGCTCCATGTTGATCGACCGATCTTGCTAATTAACTGATCTCCTGGCAACGGATCAGAGCTAGCAGGTTAGCTAGCTGTATGTTTGACGGgaagggtgtgtgtgtgtgtgtgtgtgtgtgtgtgtggttcCGGGGTGCAGTGGCAGTGCGTATATATAGGCGCCCGTGGTTAGGGGTGGGCATAAAAACCCGAAACCGAACACCGAAACCGAACTAACCGGAACCGAAACCGAATTAACCGAAACCGAGCTAACCGAAACTAATTTCGGTTGGCAATTATGAGAACCGAATTTAAGAATATTAATTCGGTTTTGAATATCAATTGACCGAAACAACCGAAATAACCGAGATATATACAAGAGAGAACTAAACAATTTGGTCGAGTCTTTGGCCATCCACTACCGCGAGTACTTATGTGGTTGTGTGGAAGAGACAATCATTATCGAGTTACGTATAATTTTTTCTACAGATACTTCCATGTCTCATAAGTAGTACATTACTAGTACATGGATGCATGGCTGATTTAAAGAGCAAATCATGTGTACGTGGCGTATGTATGtcatgcttcatgtgatagttgaGCTTCCTGCGTTCCACCATAATACCACACTCACACGCACGCATTTAGCTGTTATTATTTCTTAGTATTTTGTATTGTTGAGTCAATTCGGTTATAACCGAACACCGAACCGAATTCATCGGTTAACCGAATTCTTGATTAACTAAAAACCGATATTATTTCGGTTCATGTTTATCATTACCCGAATTATAGAAAAACCAAAAAAACCGAACCGAATTTTTGGTTAAAACCGAACGCCCACCCCTACCCGTGGTCAAGTGGAACGCGGGGAAGAAAAGGAAAGGAAAGGTGGCGAGCGCAAACCATTACTCTACTTTTGGGCTGTGCTCGATGAACCAGGACGACATGGCCTGGAGAGACGGCCTGTGCCATGCAAGACAATTTAATTGGGTTCACATTCATGTTTAATTTAACTGGGTCCGCTGAATGTTGCAGGACAGCTCTAGTTTGCCCAATGGCACTAGTCCAGTGATTTTATTTCCATTTCAAGTTGCTCCTTTTTTTGTGTATGCCCAGCAACACAATTTAATTGGGTCAGAATTGGTGTTGACAACTCCATTTGAATTGTCTTCAATCTAGAAGGAGATGTGTCTTGTTCAACTttcattgttttttttattttgcttCTGCATCACATGTCTTCATCTGATTTAACTTTCCTTTTAATACCCTTCTTCCTTAAAATTAGATACATAACTTTTCTATTAATACCCTTCTTTCTTAAAATTAGATACATATTTAAACTTAAACTTTCAAATATAGACAATTGGCACACATATCCAGAAGAAAGTGGTTTCATTATATGCAGCCATGCAGGGTTTAGTAATATGTTGTCTTATAAAGTAATGGCAGAAGTCGAGAATTCTTTTTTGATAAAAGTGTGCTGACTTTCTTTTTTAAATCAGCCGACCTTTGTAGGTTGCTCTCCAGTTGCATTTAAAAATATGCAACCTCTATTAAGGTGTAATTCTATTAATTTTAAACTTTCACTTGTATGTTATATTTTAATTATGTTTaattttatttgtatttttcgaaaATCAATTCATTTTATTTTTGCTAATTTGCACTTTCAGTCAACATTTGTTGCACTCCTAAAATGTGCAAGTATCCCTTTGTAATATGGAACTTTATTCATCTATTTTTATTGGTTGTTTTCTTAGGTTGAGTAGTAGGTTTTAGAAACCTAGTCGGCATGTGACTCTCAAGCTCCAAAAAATACCAACTCTTAGGCAACACACTAGAGTGAATTCTTTGTACAGCGTTTGTAGTTTGCTTGTAGTATGTATTTTTCTCGTACTACGATATATAACATGTTGTCTCTATATAAAAGATAAGATGTGAAATTTATCCCTTCAATTTTATAATAGACACCTTAATCATTTACTATATAACACAAGTTGTGTCCCCAAACCAAATCCCAAGGAATTGCAAGCTACAGTTCAACTATGGATGTCTTGAGGTGATGAAATTTCAAAAGAAGTGCAAGGATGGAGAAGAGAAGATAAATAAAGAGAGAGACGTGAGAAGAAGAAAGGAGTGGAGTGAGAGAAGAGAGATAATGAGAGAGATAAAATAAAACAGCATCACGACAAAAGAAGCAGTGGGAGAGACAAGAGATGGATGATGAGAGAGAGAGATACGACTACCTTGTAACATCCAAGGATTAGAGACCATAAATAGAGAGGAAACAAATGTGTGCATTGCAATCATACATAGAAAACATGGGAAAGCAATTTTGATTAAAAAATGTTGAAGTGATTGAAGTTTCACTTAAGTTGATGGAACTGAAGTAAATCATGAGGTTGAGTGCGATAAACTTCAAGCGGgcattttctaaaaaaaatatgATAGATAAAGGTGATTTGATCTACGGGCTATGACAAATGGGGTTAGAACTAAAACAACAACACATTATTTAAGGATCAAATACTAGATCTGCAAAGTTATTCCTTATAAAAACTTATGGATAAAATTAAGTAcacaaattaagaaaaataagaagaaaTATAATAGCCAAATCTGacatatcttttccatgtctttatTAAATATTTATCCTTACCATGATCCTCATGTATTCATTAAAATAAAGTCTTGAACACATGACAAGGAACTCAACACAAGTCTTACCATCAAGTTTTCATCTATTCTAACCTTATCTATTCCAATCTATTCACATCACAAACCAGAAGGGAGAGATGCATTCTACCATTATCTATCTACCCTTATTTATTCCAACCTATTCAAGAGATATTGTCACCTAATTTTGAGTTAGAGCTTTAGGATATAACCCAGTTCACTCAAAAGTTGGAGAAGTTAACTCAATCTTAAAGGGGCCATAAGAAGTAACTGTTGTGAATCCCATAATGAGACTAGAAGCATTTATAGGAAGACTCATGATGTCTGCAAAGTTACAGATCACGTATAACTAGTTTTCAAAATTAAGAGTATCAAATCCACGGTGGAACTGATTAGTAATAGTTTTATTGCCTCTTATTATCTTCACTCAAAAGTGCTTCAAGTTATCTTTAAATCCAAAGCAAGAATGAAAGTAATTGAAGTTGTGAAcaaagtaaaataaagtaaatgatACTATGTGAACAAATAGTAAAGTGGTCAAAACGCAATATGGGTAAAGCGTTATCGGGGAGTTGAGGATCAACCAATAGCCTAGGTATGGTGATTAGGAATATCATTTTTTTCTTTTATATATGTATGTGTGTGGCTAGGTTCCTTATATGGATGCTCCCAGAAGCAATGTTTTACATCCCTCATGACCACTATATTATCCCATCACATGTCAGGCAGGTCCAGTAATTAAGGGTCTCCCCATGGTCACATATGTACTGTTATCCTCGTATATACATGATTGGCAGAGGCGGCGGATTGATGTCACCTATATGTCCACGCACCGCCAACCATATACAATGATGATGCTTACCAGCATCCATTGGGTAAATATTACATGGTTGAAAACACACAACATCATTGATAAGAACCAACATACTTCATAACTATTAGATAATCAACAAACTTTATTTCATTTCATAATTTGGATAGGTATTCTCCATATCTCCAATAACAAATGGATCTACTCACACATGGAGGAAAATTACGTAATCATGAATCTATGGATGGAAAATAGAAGATCGAAAGAATACAAATATAAATCACATTCAaggttaatgattgcaatgagaTGACCAatggtgatgatgatgttgatgacgatgatgaagatcgaTGCATTGGTCTTCAATGATCCAAGCATGGTGAGGATGGATCCCCTTCGATGAGTCCCCCCTCCGGATCCCTCCTCGAGGTCAGGTTTCGGTGTTTTCAGGTGGCGCTCTATGTCTAGCTTCTCAAATCCATCTTCGTGGGGTGAATATATTTGACAAGGCGGTGGTACAGGCGGGCATTAGCGTACCACATGTTGTTAAATCGCATGTGGGTTGTTGTTGGAAGATCTTTAATGCTCCAAATCATCATTATTTGGCCCTATGGTTCCTTGTGCCTTGGTTGCAAATCATCCTCATTATTTCCAAGATCATGTGAAACAAATAGAATAGGTGCGTGACAACATGGTAAAATACGAAATTCCTAACACTAATTAGGCATTTAGGTGATGTAAAACATGTTGCTTGTTGCTCTCATCAACTCCCAATGAGTAGACTTATATAATCAAAAAGAGATAGTAAGTTCTCTTAGCCAAATAGAGGTTCTAAGAGAATAGGTAGTACGAACTACACATTGATTAACCATGCAACTTAACTAGCGAAGTGGAACCTAAGCATGTATGATCAAAGAAACTTTGTGGCCAtattataaaccctaagaatagCTGTGCTTATGAAAGTCGGTACAAATTAGTTAAGTGTTACACTTGTTGGATATGGTGCCCTAGAGGCAAATAATAAAGAGAATTTATTATTATATATCAATAGTTCATAATAAGTTTTATGTCATGCTATAACTGTATCAATTTGAAACATTGGTATATGTGTGGTATGTAAACAAACCATGGTTCCTAGGAAACTTTATGCGAACTAGCTCATTCGTCAACAGATGATCGAGGTTTCCCGATCATGGACACACACGTTATTGACAATGGAGTCATATCATTTGGTGAAATATATGAAGGAAATTCCCAATATAAGTATTGCAACACGATCAAGTCACAAATTTCATGTTGCGATAGTTATGAAAGTGTAGTAACCTAACCCTTAGACCGTGAGATCATATCTAATCAGTGAGTCTACCTTGAATGCATCAACCGTCACAACATAGAAGGGTGATCATGTGCGTTGGGTATTCCGAAGGGATCGGTTGAGGCGTATGCATCGAGAGCAAGTTTTGTTCATCCGCGTGACGAAAGATACTCTAGGCCCACTTGATGAGATCACAACTAAGTTGCAACACATGACTAGGTCATGAGGATGGAATCACACGGGAACGAGATGAATGGCCTTGTCGGTAACGAGATGGAACTAGGTATGGTGATACCAATGATCAAGTCTCGAATAACTGCCAGTATCGAAGTAACATAAGGAATGGGACTCGACATTTGCGGTTCAAGGACTTTATACATTTGTGGAATACACAGGGATCATTTCTGTTCTCCAGAACACCCTGGTGatcattgatcggagaggagtgtcGATCACGTCgagtagttctcgaaccgtagggaaaCATACTTTAAAGGTTCAACGAAACTTAATATTGTTTGGTATTCATTAGAAACACCGGAGAATAGAGAAGAGAGAACCAGAAAGGGTTCCCGGAGAATCTGAAGGATGTTCAAAATATTTCGAGAGGTGTCTCAGATCATCGGGAATTGAATAAGATGTAATATGTATTAATTAAGTGAATTAATATTTATTATATATTTATTTAATATTAAAAAGGTTCATCCCACCTTAATGGCCCCCCTCTTAGAGGGGATCCCATTAGTGGTCCCTCGCCCCCCATGGAATTATGGGGGGTGGGGTggggctagggtttggcatgGGCCTCCTTGAGGCCCAGCTGGCCACCTCCTCCCCTCCCTAGGgttttggccggccacccctccccttCCCCTATATAAGATGGAGGCTTGGGGGGAGGAGGATCACAGAATTCCCCTTGAGGGAAAAGGAGAGTCCCCCTTCGGGTGCCTctctttcctctctctctctctctagataTCTCTCTCATGTGTGGTTTCCCCTAAGAGCTGCGCACGAAGGGAGTTGACTACACCCAGTACGCAGGAGCGCAACTGGGATCCGAATCCAGAATATCTACTTCCACACCTACGTTGGATTGGATACGGAAGCGTCGTTGAGCATCATATGTGTGGGAAACTACGAGGTGTTGCCACTTGCGGCACTCAAGGTCGTACGGGGGGACTGCAACTCATCCCTGAGGTCGGCGACTAGTACGACTACATCATCCATGTTCTAGAGGAATGTTAATCGCTTCCGGTCTTCAAAGGTATAAACACCGAATCTCGTTGTTACAGTATTTCTCATAGATagatctgggaaaataggatatgctagttagaattttttgttttctgctgcgaacccctacagtggtatcagagccgatcTATGTGTAGTTATGCTTGTACGATCAGAACACATGCTGGATGTGGGCATCTATTCTATAATTTTTACCCTCTCACGTGCATTTGTTTATATCGCAACATGGTTTGATGAAGTGGCCCCGACCGACCTTACACGTACACTTACGCGGTACTTGTTCCGCACTTGACATATGGCATGTACAATATATGCCGCAGGGGGTGTCTATCACTCTTACCTTAGTTGATATAGTATCCGCAACGGAGGACCCCGAAAGGGCTGTAATAGAGACAATTATCTAATCGGTGTTGTGGTTGTATGTTCGTAGGTAAGGATGGCTATTTCGCGAAAGCCCTAGCAACCACGTAAATTTTGCAAGAGATAAAATAGAGGCGTCTAGCTTTATGTTGCAAGGGGGCTTGTAAGATGATATGGTCGTGGTGTAAAGTagtttcctacttgttgttgctaAGTTGTAGTGATAACCCAACACCATGATGGAGGCGCCGCGAAGTGCCCAGAGCGCTAGTCGCGTAAATGATACCCACATCATGTCACTTAATACATTTGATGTACATACCTTAAAACATCTTGTTTAGTTGCTAGTGTTAAGTTTCCACAACAAGCTTTAAATAAGATTATCCCTAAACCTTAATACCAATAAAAGTGTTCTCCTTTAAGTGTGCACCACCAAGATTCCCTCCGTTACGAGGCAGGACGTGATGATCAGGTGTTGGACACATCGACG
It includes:
- the LOC127332310 gene encoding 3-ketoacyl-CoA synthase 12, translating into MELLLVLTVLLLAHAVVYLAWTSLARRRQSRCYLLDYVCHKPSDDRKVNTEVAGEVVQRNSRLGISEYRFLLRVITRSGIGEETYCPVNILEQREDTPTHQDSVDEMDAFLDATIAGLFAKSGFEPRDVDVLVVNVSMFSPAPSLAARIVHRYGMREDVAAYNLSGMGCSAGLVSLDLARNALRTRRNATALVVSTESIAPNWYSGIDKSMMLANCLFRSGGSAVLLTNDPALRGRAKMELSCLVRSNIAANDDAHLCAQQREDEEGRVGITLSKNLPKAAVRAFSVNLRTLAPLILPVSELARFSAQLMWKKILRRGSKQQRKGGEGGPKINFKTGVDHFCLHPGGTAVIEAVKRSLGLDDGDVEAARMTLHRWGNTSASSLWYVLSYMEAKGRLRRGDRVLMVTFGSGFKCNSCMWEVKGDMTDKGAWADCIADYPPESTANPYMDKYGWLNDVEGDTLIF